The stretch of DNA TCGCGCAGGATTTCCTCGAGTCGTCGGTTCCGAAAGTCGCCGCATAATTGCGAACGTGATTTGAACGCGTGGGCGGGGGACCCGCCCACCCGAACATCGATACCCGTAGGGTGGGAAGGTTCCCTGCCCACGCGTTCAACCAGCGTTTGCATGGCCAAACAAGGATTCATATGGCACACACCCCCCAAATCAAGATCCCCGCCACCTACATGCGTGGCGGCACCAGCAAAGGCGTGTTCTTCCGCCTGCAAGACCTCCCGGAAGCCGCGCGCATGCCCGGCCCGGCGCGCGACGCGCTCCTGCTGCGCGTGATCGGCAGCCCCGACCCCTACGGCAAGCAGATCGACGGCATGGGCGGCGCCACCTCCAGCACCAGCAAAACCGTGATCGTCGACCGCAGTACCCGCCCGGATCACGACGTCGACTACCTGTTCGGCCAGGTCGCGATCGACAAGGCTTTCGTCGACTGGAGCGGCAATTGCGGCAACCTGTCCTCGGCGGTCGGCTCGTTCGCCATCGCCAGCGGCCTGGTCGACCCGGCGCGCGTGCCGCGGGACGGCATGGCGACTGTACGCATCTGGCAGGCCAACATCGGCAAGACCATCGTCGCCCACGTCCCGGTCACGAACGGCGAAGTGCAGGAAACCGGCGACTTCGAACTCGACGGCGTGACCTTCCCGGCGGCCGAGGTGCAGCTGGAATTCCTCGACCCGGCGGCCGAGGAGGAGGGCGCCGGCGCGGGTGTGGCAAGTTCGATGTTCCCGACCGGGAACCTGGTCGACGAGCTGGATGTCCCGGGCGTCGGGCGGCTGCAGGCGACCATGATCAACGCCGGCATCCCGACCATCTTCGTGAACGCCGAGGCGATCGGCTACATCGGCACCGAGCTGCAGGAGGCCATCAACGGCGACCCGCGCGCGCTGGCCATGTTCGAGACCATCCGCGCCCACGGCGCCCTGCGCATGGGCCTGATCGCCAGCATCGAAGAGGCGGCCAAGCGCCAGCACACACCCAAGGTGGCCTTCGTGGCGAAGCCGGCGGGCTATGTCTCATCGAGCGGCAAGCAGGTGTCGGCGTCCGACATCGACCTCCTGGTGCGCGCGCTCTCGATGGGCAAGCTGCACCACGCGATGATGGGCACGGCCGCGGTGGCGATCGGCACCGCCGCCGCCATTCCCGGCACCCTGGTCAACCTGGCGGCCGGTGGCGGCGAGCGCGTGGCGGTGCGCTTCGGCCACCCCTCCGGTACCCTGCGGGTCGGGGCGGAAGCGGTGCAGTCGAACGGCGAATGGAGCGTCGCCAAAGCGATCATGAGCCGCAGCGCACGCGTGCTGATGGAAGGCTGGGTGCGCGTCCCGGGCGATTATTTCGAATAAACTCGAAGAAATGCTCGATGAAACGATTGATGGGCCGCAACAACACGGCCCATCATTTGTGCTTTTTAGTTTTGGAGCATCACGGCTTTGTGGTTTATGATTTCCAAATTGGCAAGTTAGCCGCGAGACAATCAGGAACCATGGACCGACACTCCGGCGAGCTCCAGCTCGCAGCGGGCAGCGCCTCTGCCGACCCGGCGCCGCCGCTTGACGCGCGCGATCTCGAGCAGGACATGCTGCGCATCGCCCTGCGCGACCAGCACGCCATCCTGGAAAACGCCCCGGTCGGCATCGTGTTTACGCTGCCGGGGCAGTTCAAGTCCTGCAATCCGCGCATCTGCGAGATGCTCGACTATTCCTACTCCGAACTGAGCCGCCTGCGTCCGGCCGACATCTTCACCTCGCCCGATGCCTACCAGGCGCTGGTGTCGGAAGCCTATCCCGTGCTGGCCACCGGCGGCCTGTACGAGAAGGGCGAGCACCCCTTCCGCCGGCGCGACGGCTCGATCATGTGGGCGCGCCTGCGCGGCCGCGCGGTCGACCCCGGCGCGCGCGAGGCCGGCACCATCTGGATCGCCGAGGACGTGACGCAGACGCGCCAGGCCATGATCGAGGTCCAGGCCATCATGACCAATGCCACGATCGGCATCATGTTCTCGCGCAACCGCGTGATCCAGCGCTACAACCCGGCCTTTGCCGCCATGTTCGGCTGGCGCGACGGCGAGGCGCTGGGGCGCTCGACCCGTATCCTGTACCCGGACGACGACAGTTTCGTCGCGGGCGGCGCGCGCTCCTGTCCGCAGCTGGCGCGCGGCCTGCCGTACCGCGTCGAACTGGAACTGGTGCGCAAGGACGGCGCGCCGATCTGGGTGCAGGTCAACGGCTACCTGTTCAATCCGGACGACCCGGACCTGGGCACCGTGTGGATGTACGAGGACCGCACGCGCGAGAAAGAGGATGAGGTCCAGCTGCGCAATGCGCTGATGGAGAACCGCGCCATCCTCGACAACGCGGTGCTCGGCATCGCGGTGGTCGAGAACGGCGTCACCCTGCATTGCAACAGCAAGATGGAAGAGCTGTTCGGCAGTCCCGCCGGCGGCATGGATGGCGCCCCGGTGCGCTCCCTGTATCCGGACGAGGCCAGCTGGAGGCTGGCGCGCCTCGACACCGCGCGCAGCTTCGGCGCGGGCCAGGTGCACACGGCGGAATACCGGATGGCGCGGCGCGACGGCACCCTGTTCTGGGCGCGCCTGTCGGGCCGCCTGTTCGACGCCGACCAGCGCAGCGGACGCAGCGTCTGGCTGATCGACGACGTCACCGCGCGGCGCGAGGCGGCCGACGCGATCCGGCGCGCGCGCGACGAGCTCGAGATCCGGGTGGCCGAGCGCACCGCCGAACTGGCCGGGGCCAACGCCTTGCTGCAGGAGGAGATCGCGGAACGGCGCCAGGCCGAGGCGCGGGCGCACCACATGGCCTACCACGACAGCCTGACCGGGCTGCCGAACCGCGCGCTGCTGTCCGACCGGCTCGAGTGCGCGCTGCGCGCGGCCCACCGGAGCGGACGCAAGCTGGCCGTGATGTTCCTCGACCTCGACCGCTTCAAGACCATCAACGACTCGCTCGGCCACGCCACCGGCGACCAGCTGCTGCGCGAGGTCACGCGGCGCCTGTGCACGGCGGTGCGCGACAGCGACACCGTGGCGCGCCTCGGCGGCGACGAGTTCGTGGTGCTGCTGCCGGATGTCGGCGGCGCGCGCGACTGCGCGCAGGTGGCCGACAAGATCATCGACCTGCTGGCCACCCCGTTCCCGTTCGACGGCCGCAGCCTGCACATCACGCCCTCGATCGGCATCTGCCTGTGCCCCGACGACGGCGACGACGTCGACACCCTGATGCGCCATGCCGACGCGGCGATGTACCACGCCAAGGCCCTGGGGCGCAACAACTACCAGTTCTTCGACCAGCGCATGAACCAGGCGGCGGCGCGCCGCTTCGAGCTGGAATCCAACCTGCGCGGGGCGCTCGCGCGCGAGGAATTCGAGCTGCACTACCAGCCCATCATCGAAACCGCCACGCGCCGCCTGCACGGGCTCGAGGTGCTGCTGCGCTGGCGCCGGGACGGCCGGCTGCTGGTGGGGCCGGACGAATTCATCCCGATCCTGGAAGAGAACGGGATGATCGTGCCGGTGGGGGAGTGGGTGGTCCGCAGTGCCTGCGAACAGAGCATCGCCTGGCAGCGCCAGGGCCTGCTGGCGGTCCCGCTGGCGATCAACCTGTCGGCGCGCCAGTTCATGCATGACGCTCTGGTGTCGTCGATCCGCCGCATCGTCGGCGAGACCGGCATCGATCCCGCGCTGGTGGAATTCGAGTTGACCGAGACCGCGCTGATGCAGCACGGCGGCCAGACGCTCGAGATCCTGCGCCAGATCAACGACATGGGCATGTGCCTGTCGATCGACGATTTCGGCACCGGTTACTCGAGCCTGGCTTACCTGAAGCGCTTCCCGGTCCGCAAGATCAAGATCGACCGCGCCTTCGTGCGCGAGCTGGAAGCCAGTGCGGAAGACCGCGCCATCGTGGCGGCGGTGATGGCGCTGGCCAACAGCCTGGGGCTGTCGGTGGTGGCCGAAGGCGTCGAGACCGAGGGGCAGCTCGCGCTGCTGGGCGGCTACGGTTGCCAGTTCGCGCAGGGCTACCTGTTCGCGCGGCCACTTCCGGCCCTTGATGTGGCGCGGCTGCTGGCCGCTTGAGGGTCAGTCCGCGAGGGTCGCGACCACCGGCGCATGGTCCGACGGCTGTTCCCACTTGCGGGTGTCGCGGTCGATGTGGCAGGCCGTGCAGCGTTTCGCCAGCGCCTCGGTGAGCAGGATGTGGTCGATGCGCAGCCCGCGGTTGCGGCGGAAGGCCAGGTTGCGGTAGTCCCACCAGCTGTACTGCTTGTCCGGCTGCTCGAACAGGCGGAAGGCATCCTGCAAGCCCAGCTCCATCAGCGCCGCGAGCGCCGCGCGTTCCGGCGCGGTGAAGTGGATGTGGTTTTCCCATTCGCTTGGCTCGTGCACGTCGCGCGCTTCTGGGGCGATGTTGTAGTCGCCCAGCACGGCCAGCGCTGGATGCCTGCGCATTTCCTCGGTCACCCAGGTGTGCAGCCCTTCCAGCCAGGCCATCTTGTAGGCGAACTTGTCGCTGCCGATCTCCTGGCCGTTCACCACATAGGCGCAGATGATGCGCATGCCGGCGATGGTCGCGGCGATCAGGCGCTGCTGCTCGTCTTCGAAATGGGGATTGCCGATCAAGACGTCCTCGATCGGGTGCTTCGAGAGGATCGCCACGCCGTTATAGGTTTTCTGGCCGGCAAAAACGACGTGGTAGCCGGCCGCGTTGATCTCGGCCAGCGGGAATTTGTCGTCGGTGAGCTTGGTCTCCTGGATGCACAGGACGTCGACCGGATTGGCTTCCAGCCAGGTGAGCAGGTGCTGGAGGCGGACTTTCAGCGAATTGACGTTCCAGGTGGCGATCTTCATGGGCACGGGATAGGTGGCAAAGGCGGCATCATAAACCGTTTGCAGGACCAGCGGAGGGCCGGCGGCGCCATCACTTTCATGCATGCCAATTCGCCGATGTATTCTCGATGAATAAACGCCAATAATATGACAGTTGTATTTATGCCAGTCACGCGGCAACTGTTAATAAATAGCCACTAACATTGCGTACAATGCAAGGCGCTATGCTAGAATAACTTAATAGAATAATAAAAAATTGACGATTTTATGCTGTGCGGGCTGTAAAAATGTTCGCAAAAGAATTAAACTAGCGCCGAAGCATTTAACACTGTTTCTGTGTGGAATATAATAATTGCGTTAGGGCAACTAACGCTGTACTATTTGCCCACCCAGAAATAAGTTCGGTTGCCGCATGCTCGTTGAATCGTGCGCACATGTTGGCAAGATGCAAAATGGTACTATTCGGAATCTTGTTTTTTCGATAGCAAATGAACCCGAACGCCGATTTACAAAGGACTGAAATGCGCAATGCATTCGAAGCGTGGGCCCAACGCGAAGGCCACATCACGCGCCGCCGCGAAGACAAGCCCGAGGAATACCTCGTCTATGAAACCCAGCGCCGCTGGGTGATCTGGCAGGCAGCCCTGACGCATGGCGCCAAGGCCGCGGCCGAGGCGCCGTCGAAGTTCGCCAGGGACGCCGAGCAAAAGCCTGCGGTGACGCAAGACGAAGCCGCGGTGCGCAACCGCGTGCTCAACGAAGTGCTCGACGCCTTCAGCGAGCTGGATGAAGCCGCCGGCATGGAAGGCGTGCTGAAGGTCATCCAGGGCCTCAAGAAGAAGCAGAAGACGCTGGAAGAGACCAAGGCCTGAGTGGGTCTTGCCAGGCGCTACCGCCACTACAAGGGCGGCATCTACGAGCTGGTCTGCGAGGCCGTCATGGAAGCGGACCACACGCCCGTGATGGTCTATCGCGGCCAGGACGGCGCCGTCTGGGTGCGTCCGCGCGCCGCCTTCTTCGAGACCGTCAGCGTCGACGGCGCGGCCGTGCCGCGCTTCAGTGCGCTTCCCGCAGCCATGGACGACCAGGAGCCTTAGGCGCTCCAACCCTTCAGGATCTGCTTGTGCCTGCCGTTAATGGAGGCATACAGCATTTCTGGTGGCTCCATGGCGCGTTTTCCCCGGTTGTTCCTCTCATTCCTGTGTGCACCCCTGGTGCTGGGCGCTTGCGCCACCGTGTCGGATGCGCCCCTGCAGCAGCAGGTCGAACTGCACGCCGTGCTCGATTACCAGGAAGTCTCCGGTGTCGGTTGCCTTCTGAGCAATAATCTCGGCCGCTGGTTCGTGGTGGCGCCCGGGCGCGTCACCATCGCGCGCAGCGCCGAGCCGCTGGTCGTGAGCTGCAAGAAGGCGGGAATCGGGATGGGCCAGGAAGCCTTCGGCTCGCGTCCCGATGCGATGAGCCTGATGGGCAATGTGGTGATCAGCGCCGGCATGGGCATCGCGGTGGACAAGTACTCGGGCGCCAGCTGGGCCTATCCCGCCAACCTGACCGTGTTGATGACGCCGGCAAAGCCGCCCGCGGAACTGGCGGCGGCCGAACGGGTACAGAGTCCGGTATTCTGAAAGAAACATAGCCCCGCATGCGGGGCTATGTTGTTCGTGAAATAATATTTCACCGATGACGCCATGATGAAAGAATATTTCATCATGGCGTTTTCACGTCTTACACGCGGTTCATCAGGAAGGTGGTCAGGAGCGGCACCGGACGGCCGGTCGCGCCCTTGTTCGCACCCGACTTCCAGGCGGTGCCGGCGATGTCCAGGTGAGCCCAGGTGTACTTGCGGGTGAAGTTTTCCAGGAAGCAGGCCGCGGTGATCGAGGCCGCGCCCGGGGTGCCGATGTTGGCCAGGTCGGCGAAGTTCGACTTGAGCTGCTCGTTGTAGTTCTCGCCCAGCGGGAAGCGCCATGCGACGTCGCCGGCCTGCTTGCCGGCGTCCAGCAGTTCCTGGGCCAGGGCGTCGTGGGCCTCGTCGTGGCGGGTGAACAGGCCGCTGGTGTGGTGGCCGAGGGCAATGACGCAGGCGCCGGTGAGGGTGGCGACGTCGACCACGGCGGCCGGCTTGAAGCGCTCGGCGTAGGTGAGGGCGTCGCACAGGATCAGGCGGCCTTCGGCGTCGGTATTCAGGATTTCGATGGTCAGGCCGTTCATCGAGGTCACGATGTCACCCGGCTTGCTGGCGCGGCCGGACGGCATGTTTTCGCAGGCCGCCACGATGCCGATCACGTTCAGCTTCAGATTCATCTCGCCGATCGCGCGGAAGGTGCCCAGCACTGAGCCGGCGCCGCACATGTCGTACTTCATCTCGTCCATGCCGGGACCGGCCTTGATCGAGATGCCGCCGGTGTCGAAGGTGATGCCCTTGCCGACCAGCACGGTCGGCGCATCCTTCTTGTTGCCGCCCATGTGCTTGAGCACGATGAACTTCGGCGCTTCGTCGCTGCCCTTGGCCACCGACAGGAAACTGCCCATCTTCAGCGCTTCGAGCTGCTTGCGTTCCAGGACTTCGATCTCGAAGCCATACTGGTCGGCCAGCTGGCGCGCGGTGTTGGCCAGGTAGGTCGGGGTGCAGACGTTGGGAGACAGGTTGCCCAGTTCCTTGGTCAGCGCCATGCCGTTCGAGATCGCGATGGCCTGGGCCAGGGTCGGCTTGAGCGCAGTGGCGGCGTTCGCGGCGTCGGCCGCGATGACGATTTTGCGCACGCCGCTGGCCGCCGGGTCCTTCTTGCTCTTCTGCGTATCAGTACGGTGCTCGGTCTCGTTGGCCGCGATCACGAGTGCGCGCACCGCCCAGTTGACGTCGCGGTCTTTCACATCCGCCAGCGGGAATGCGATAATGGCATCCTGGCTGCCCAGGGTGGCGAATACCTTCAGGCTGGCCGCGAGCGCGGTGCTGTAGTTCTTTTCGCTGATTTCCTCGGCCGTGCCCATGCCGACCAGCAGCACGCGTGCCGCGCTCACGCCCTTCAGGCCGCGCAGCAGCAGGGTCGAACCGGCCTTGCCGCTGATGTCGCCGGACTTGAGCGCCGCGGTGATGTCGCCGCCGGCATCGAGCGCCTTGGCAGCCTGCGACAGGGTCTTGTTTTCGAACACGGCAACCGCCACCACGCCGGCTTTCGCGGCGGCCAGGGTGGTCTTGGTGTCGAATGCTTTTATGCTAAAGTCCATTTTTGGTTCTCCGGTTTGATTTCGCGGCGCATTTGCAAACAAACGTGCCTAACCTGCAATTATAGCTATATATTGAATGATCTTTCGACGCGCCCTGCAACGTGAATTGGCCAGTTCGGCCGGCGCCACCTTTACGGTGCTGTTCACGATCCTTGTCACCTGGACGCTCATCAAAGTCCTCGGCACGGCCGCCGGCGGCAAGGTCGACCCCAGCGACGTCCTGGCCCTCATCGGTTTCGCCATCCTCAATTACCTTCCCACCATCCTGACCCTCACGGTCTTCATTTCGGTGCTGGCCGCGGTCACGCGCAGCTACCGCGATTCCGAAATGGTGGTCTGGTTCGCTTCGGGCGCCTCGCTGATGCGCTGGATCCGCCCGGTGCTCACCTTCGGCCTGCCGATCGTGGCCGTGGTGGCCGCGCTGTCGCTGGTGGCGGCGCCGTGGGCGGCCCTGAAGCGCGCCGAATTCGTGGAGCGCTTCCAGAAGCGCGAAGACCTCAAGCGCGTGGCGCCCGGCCAGTTCCGCGAATCCTCGTCCAGCGACCGGGTGTTCTTCGTCGAGCGTTCCACCACCGGCGCCACCGTGGTGCAGAACGTATTCGTCAATTCGCAGGACAAGAACGGCAATACCTCGGTCGTGGTCGCCAAGGAAGGCGTGATCGAGTCCGATGGCAGGGGCGGCCAGTACCTGGTGCTGAGCAATGGCCGGCGCTATTCCGGCACCCCGGGGCAGGCCGACTTCCAGTCGATGGAGTTCGACCGCTACAAGATGCGCGTCGCCACCCGGGTGCCGGTGCTCGGCACCGACACGCCGGCCAACGCCTTGCCCACCTCGGTGCTGCTGCAGGTCGAGAACCAGTACACCCGCGCCGAGCTGCTGGCGCGCATCTCGGCGCCGATCATCTGCCTGGTGCTGATGCTGCTGGCGATCCCGCTCGGCTTCGTCAACCCGCGCGCCGGCAGTTCGGCCAACATGATCCTGGCGCTGCTGATCTTCTTTACCTACTTAAACCTGAACAAGATGATGGAGAAGAGCGTCCAGCGCGGCAGGTTCGATTTCGACATGGCCTGGTGGCCGCTGCACCTGGCCGCCGCGCTCACGGTCGCGGTGCTGTTCGCCTGGCGCCTGAACGTCAATCACCCCTGGCATCCGCTGGCGCTGCTAGGCGCCTGGAAGCGCCGCCGCGGCGGGCATGGCAAGGCGCCGGCAGCCCAGGCGCTGGCGAAGGCGGAGGCCGAATGAGCATCCTGCAACGCTACTTCGCGGTTAACATCCTGCAGGCGGTCGCCTTCGTGGCGGTCGCCTTCCTCGCCCTGATCTCCTTCATGGACCTCACCGCCGAGCTGCCTTCGGTGGGCAAGGGCGGCTACGAGTTCGAGCACGCGCTGATGTACGTGCTGCTGCTGGTGCCCGGCAACGTCTACCAGGTGATGCCGGTGGCGGCCCTGATCGGCACCATCTACACGATGGCGCAGTTCGCCTCGAGCTCCGAGTTCACCATCATGCGCGCTTCCTCGATGTCCACGCGCATGGCGGCCTGGATGCTGTTCAAGGTCGGCATCGTGCTGGTCCTGATCACCTTCGTCTTCGGCGAACTGATCACGCCGCGCACCGCGCCGCTGGCCGAGCGCGTGCGCCTGGCCGCCAAGGGCTCGACCATGTCGGGCGAGTTCCGCTCCGGCATGTGGACCAAGGACAGCATTCATGCCGAGGGCGTCAAGGGCCCGGTGATCGGCACCCGCTTCTTCAACGTGCGCCAGGTCCGCTCCGACGGTCAGCTGGTCGACGTGCGCCTGTACGAATTCGACGCCAACATGCGCATGCGCGCCCTGATCACCGCCAATGGCGGCAGCTACCGCGGCAACAATACCTGGCGCCTGACCGGCGTCACCGAGACCATGTTCACCAACAGCCGCGTGCTGCCGGCGCCGGGCGCCCCGGTGCCGCAGGGGCAGTCGGTCGCCGCCACCTTCGGCCAGGAGACCTCCGCCGTCGCCACCCGCAAGCTCGACAGCCTCGACCTGGCCTCGGAAATCACCCCCAAGATCCTGTCGGTGTCGCGCTCCGACCCCGAACGCATGTCGGCCAACGAACTGGCCGTCTACACCCGCCACCTGGCCGAGAACCGCCAGGAGACCGGGCGCTTCAAGGTGGCATTCTGGAAGAAGCTCATCGATCCGCTGTCGATCCTGGTGCTGATGGCGCTGGCGCTGCCCTTCGCCTACCTGCACACGCGCAGCGGCGGCGTGAGCCTCAAGATTTTTGTCGGCATCATGATCGGCGTCGGCTTCCTGCTGCTGAACGCCTTGTTCTCGAACCTGGGCGTCCTGACCGCGCTGCCGGCCTTCTTCACGGCGGCGGCACCGAGCCTGCTGTTCCTGCTGCTGGCGATCGGCGCCCTGATGTGGGTGGAAAGGCATTGACAAGCACATGACACGCGCACTCGTCCTGTTCGCCCACGGCGCCCGCGCCCAGAGCTGGGCCGCACCCTTCGAGCGCCTGCGCGCGCAGTCGCAGGCCAGGCTGCCGGACGTGCCGGTGCGCCTGGCTTTCCTCGAACTGATGGAACCGCGCCTGCCCGCCGCCGTCGACGCCCTGGTGGGCGAGGGCGTCGACCATGTCACGGTGGTGCCGGTATTCCTGGGACAGGGCGGCCACCTGCTGCGCGACCTGCCGCAACTGGCGGACGCCATCCGGGCCGCCCATCCCGGGCTGCGCCTGGAACTGGCCGGCGCCATCGGCGAAGACCCGCAGGTGCAGGCGGCCATGACCGACTACTGCATCCGCGCGCTGGACTAATGTACATTTGCCGTCCTGTCCAGTTTATGCTGGCAAGGCATTAACAGGCTTGGCAAAGCCGGCAATATTACGTTGGATTCGCGTCATATTGCCACATGGAATTTAATTTCCATCTTTAAAGTTAGGTTGCCGTAGGTCATCATCGTTTCTGTCCAGTGCCGCGCATGCCCGCGCGGCCCGCTTTCAGAAACTTGCCGCCCATGAGCACCGATACCACCGATTACGCGCCCGTCGGCATCCTCGACGACCGCGATGTCCTGTTCACCACCCTGCGCAGCGGCGACGTCGCCGCTACCCTGACCCCGATCGACTGGGGACTGCTGACCGGCGGCCGCTGGGTCATCGACGCCCAGTCGGTGCCGGGCCTGTTTTCGGTTTCCTACAACCCGGCCACGGACACCACGGCGCGCCTGATCCTCAACGACGCGGCGCTGCTGCCGGCGGCCGGCAGTGGCGTGGCGGTCACCGTGCATTACTACGACCGCAACCAGATCGACGGCTACGGCAATCCGCTGCCGGGCAAGGGTGTCGCCGAGACCCTGGTGTACAACGTCGAAGCGGGCAGCTCGCGCGACCTGCCCGGCTTCGGCGGCGAGTTTGCCCTCGGTGCGGCGGCGCCTGCCGCCAACCCCGAGCTGGCGACGCTGTCGACCGGCGCCTTCATCGCGGTCTGGCAGGGGCCCAAGGCCAGCGTGGTCGGCCAGCTGCGCAGCGCGGACGGCGCCGCGCTGGGACCGGTCTTCGCCATCAGTTCAAGCAGCGACGCCGCGGTGGAAGGCGCGCCCGCGGTGGCCGCGCTGGCCGATGGGCGTTCGGTGGTGGCCTACACCAGCACCGACGGCCTTGGCACCCGCATCGCCTACCGCGTCCTCGACGCCGGCGGCAGGCCGGGCGCCGAGATCGTCGTGGGCGCAGCCGGCCCGGATACGGCCATGCCCGACGTGGCCGCATTGCGCGACGGTTCCTTCGCAGTCGCCTGGCGCAGCGGCGGCCAGGTGCACGTGCGCAGCGCCGACGCCAACGGCAACCCGCTGGGCGCCGAGCAGGTCTACGGCACGCTGGGGACGGCCTTCAGCCCGAGCATCGCCGCCGGCGCCGGCGGCTACGTCGTCGCCTGGGGCGAGCTGGGCGACGGCAACGTCTATGCCGCGCAGGCCGGCGGCGCGACCATCCTGGTCAGCGGCGACGGACTGGCCGCCAGCATCGCCACGGCGGCGCCGCAGCCGAGCGTCACCGTGCTGGCCGGGGGCGGCTTCGTGGTGACCTGGGACAGCTATGCCAATTCCCCCTGGGGCTTCGCGAGCAGCGACATCTTCTTCCAGCGCTTCGACGCCGCCGGCCAGCGCCTGGGCGGGATGACGCAGGCGAACCTGGATGGCGGCGGCGGCCGCTTCGAGGCGAACACGGTCGCACTGGCCGACGGCGGCTTCCTGGTCGCATGGCAGAGCGCCGGCGGCGATTTCGACGGCAACGGCGTCTTCGGCCGGCGCTTCGGCGCCGATGGCGCCGCGCTCGACGCGCGCGAATTCGGG from Massilia varians encodes:
- a CDS encoding DUF1653 domain-containing protein, whose product is MGLARRYRHYKGGIYELVCEAVMEADHTPVMVYRGQDGAVWVRPRAAFFETVSVDGAAVPRFSALPAAMDDQEP
- the lptF gene encoding LPS export ABC transporter permease LptF produces the protein MIFRRALQRELASSAGATFTVLFTILVTWTLIKVLGTAAGGKVDPSDVLALIGFAILNYLPTILTLTVFISVLAAVTRSYRDSEMVVWFASGASLMRWIRPVLTFGLPIVAVVAALSLVAAPWAALKRAEFVERFQKREDLKRVAPGQFRESSSSDRVFFVERSTTGATVVQNVFVNSQDKNGNTSVVVAKEGVIESDGRGGQYLVLSNGRRYSGTPGQADFQSMEFDRYKMRVATRVPVLGTDTPANALPTSVLLQVENQYTRAELLARISAPIICLVLMLLAIPLGFVNPRAGSSANMILALLIFFTYLNLNKMMEKSVQRGRFDFDMAWWPLHLAAALTVAVLFAWRLNVNHPWHPLALLGAWKRRRGGHGKAPAAQALAKAEAE
- the prpF gene encoding 2-methylaconitate cis-trans isomerase PrpF is translated as MAHTPQIKIPATYMRGGTSKGVFFRLQDLPEAARMPGPARDALLLRVIGSPDPYGKQIDGMGGATSSTSKTVIVDRSTRPDHDVDYLFGQVAIDKAFVDWSGNCGNLSSAVGSFAIASGLVDPARVPRDGMATVRIWQANIGKTIVAHVPVTNGEVQETGDFELDGVTFPAAEVQLEFLDPAAEEEGAGAGVASSMFPTGNLVDELDVPGVGRLQATMINAGIPTIFVNAEAIGYIGTELQEAINGDPRALAMFETIRAHGALRMGLIASIEEAAKRQHTPKVAFVAKPAGYVSSSGKQVSASDIDLLVRALSMGKLHHAMMGTAAVAIGTAAAIPGTLVNLAAGGGERVAVRFGHPSGTLRVGAEAVQSNGEWSVAKAIMSRSARVLMEGWVRVPGDYFE
- the xth gene encoding exodeoxyribonuclease III; its protein translation is MKIATWNVNSLKVRLQHLLTWLEANPVDVLCIQETKLTDDKFPLAEINAAGYHVVFAGQKTYNGVAILSKHPIEDVLIGNPHFEDEQQRLIAATIAGMRIICAYVVNGQEIGSDKFAYKMAWLEGLHTWVTEEMRRHPALAVLGDYNIAPEARDVHEPSEWENHIHFTAPERAALAALMELGLQDAFRLFEQPDKQYSWWDYRNLAFRRNRGLRIDHILLTEALAKRCTACHIDRDTRKWEQPSDHAPVVATLAD
- a CDS encoding leucyl aminopeptidase, with amino-acid sequence MDFSIKAFDTKTTLAAAKAGVVAVAVFENKTLSQAAKALDAGGDITAALKSGDISGKAGSTLLLRGLKGVSAARVLLVGMGTAEEISEKNYSTALAASLKVFATLGSQDAIIAFPLADVKDRDVNWAVRALVIAANETEHRTDTQKSKKDPAASGVRKIVIAADAANAATALKPTLAQAIAISNGMALTKELGNLSPNVCTPTYLANTARQLADQYGFEIEVLERKQLEALKMGSFLSVAKGSDEAPKFIVLKHMGGNKKDAPTVLVGKGITFDTGGISIKAGPGMDEMKYDMCGAGSVLGTFRAIGEMNLKLNVIGIVAACENMPSGRASKPGDIVTSMNGLTIEILNTDAEGRLILCDALTYAERFKPAAVVDVATLTGACVIALGHHTSGLFTRHDEAHDALAQELLDAGKQAGDVAWRFPLGENYNEQLKSNFADLANIGTPGAASITAACFLENFTRKYTWAHLDIAGTAWKSGANKGATGRPVPLLTTFLMNRV
- a CDS encoding sensor domain-containing protein, which codes for MDRHSGELQLAAGSASADPAPPLDARDLEQDMLRIALRDQHAILENAPVGIVFTLPGQFKSCNPRICEMLDYSYSELSRLRPADIFTSPDAYQALVSEAYPVLATGGLYEKGEHPFRRRDGSIMWARLRGRAVDPGAREAGTIWIAEDVTQTRQAMIEVQAIMTNATIGIMFSRNRVIQRYNPAFAAMFGWRDGEALGRSTRILYPDDDSFVAGGARSCPQLARGLPYRVELELVRKDGAPIWVQVNGYLFNPDDPDLGTVWMYEDRTREKEDEVQLRNALMENRAILDNAVLGIAVVENGVTLHCNSKMEELFGSPAGGMDGAPVRSLYPDEASWRLARLDTARSFGAGQVHTAEYRMARRDGTLFWARLSGRLFDADQRSGRSVWLIDDVTARREAADAIRRARDELEIRVAERTAELAGANALLQEEIAERRQAEARAHHMAYHDSLTGLPNRALLSDRLECALRAAHRSGRKLAVMFLDLDRFKTINDSLGHATGDQLLREVTRRLCTAVRDSDTVARLGGDEFVVLLPDVGGARDCAQVADKIIDLLATPFPFDGRSLHITPSIGICLCPDDGDDVDTLMRHADAAMYHAKALGRNNYQFFDQRMNQAAARRFELESNLRGALAREEFELHYQPIIETATRRLHGLEVLLRWRRDGRLLVGPDEFIPILEENGMIVPVGEWVVRSACEQSIAWQRQGLLAVPLAINLSARQFMHDALVSSIRRIVGETGIDPALVEFELTETALMQHGGQTLEILRQINDMGMCLSIDDFGTGYSSLAYLKRFPVRKIKIDRAFVRELEASAEDRAIVAAVMALANSLGLSVVAEGVETEGQLALLGGYGCQFAQGYLFARPLPALDVARLLAA
- the lptG gene encoding LPS export ABC transporter permease LptG; its protein translation is MSILQRYFAVNILQAVAFVAVAFLALISFMDLTAELPSVGKGGYEFEHALMYVLLLVPGNVYQVMPVAALIGTIYTMAQFASSSEFTIMRASSMSTRMAAWMLFKVGIVLVLITFVFGELITPRTAPLAERVRLAAKGSTMSGEFRSGMWTKDSIHAEGVKGPVIGTRFFNVRQVRSDGQLVDVRLYEFDANMRMRALITANGGSYRGNNTWRLTGVTETMFTNSRVLPAPGAPVPQGQSVAATFGQETSAVATRKLDSLDLASEITPKILSVSRSDPERMSANELAVYTRHLAENRQETGRFKVAFWKKLIDPLSILVLMALALPFAYLHTRSGGVSLKIFVGIMIGVGFLLLNALFSNLGVLTALPAFFTAAAPSLLFLLLAIGALMWVERH
- a CDS encoding sirohydrochlorin chelatase; the encoded protein is MTRALVLFAHGARAQSWAAPFERLRAQSQARLPDVPVRLAFLELMEPRLPAAVDALVGEGVDHVTVVPVFLGQGGHLLRDLPQLADAIRAAHPGLRLELAGAIGEDPQVQAAMTDYCIRALD